Within Egicoccus sp. AB-alg2, the genomic segment CGGCTGCTGGGACTGGAGCCGCCCGACGACGCCGGCGCCGTCCGCAGGCCGGTCGGCACCCGGGTGGTCAGCGTCTCCGACGCCGACGAGGAGGCACGCATCGCCGTCGCGTCGGTCGTCGACGCCAGCCGCGACGGGATCCCCCTCGAGCGCATCGCGGTGCTCTACCCGTCCGACCGCCCGTATGCCCGGCTCGTGGCCGAGCACCTGGAGGCGGCCGGCATCCCGTCCTTCGGCCGGGCGGTCCGGCCGCTGACGGACCGGCTGCTGGGGCGCTGGCTCCTCGACGTCCTCGACCTGCCCGCACGTGGCTGGCGCCGCGAGGACGTGTTCGCGGTGCTGGCCGGGGCGCCGGTCCGCCGGCGCGACGGCCGCCGGGTCCCGGTCGCCTGGTGGGAGCGGGTCAGCCGCGAGGCCGGCGTGGTCCGCGGCCGCGCGCAGTGGCGCGACCACCTCGACCACCTCGCACGCAGCCGGCGCAAGGACGCCGACCTGGTCGAGGCCGATCCGGACGACCAGCGCGACTGGCTCGTCGAACGCCTGCGCCGCGAGGCCGCGGACGCGGAGTCGTTGCGCGCCTTCGTCGAGGAGTTCGCCGACGCCGTCGAGGCCGGCCGCGGCGCCGAGGGCTGGGCGGCGCTGCGCGACTGGGCCCACGGGTTGCTGGACCGCTTCCTCGGCGGCGAGGACGCCTGGCAGCGCTGGCCGGAGACCGAGCGTGCCGCCGCCGAGGCCGTCGCCGCCGCCATCGACCGGCTGGGCGCGCTGGACGGCGTCGCGGACGGTGATGCCGACCCGGACACGTTTCGGCGGACCCTGGAACTGGAGCTGGAGACCGACCTCGGCCGCTCGGGCCGGTTCGGGGAAGGGGTGCTGGTCGGGCCGCTGACCTCCGCGCTGGGCGTCGACCTCGACGTGGTGGTCGTGTTGGGGCTGGCCGAGGGCGTCACCCCGACGCGGCCGCGCGAGGACTCGCTGCTGCCGGACCGCGAGCGTGCCCGTACCGACGACGAACTGCCGCGCCGCACCGAGCACGTCGACGTCGAGCACCGCCACCTGCTGGTGGCGCTGGCCCATGCCGCGCGGCGTCGCATCCTGGTCGCCCCGCGCGGCGACCTGCGCCGCAGCGCGGAGCTGGTGCCTTCACGGTGGCTGCTGGACACGGTGGAGGTCCTGGACCCCGAAGGCCGCCGGCAGCTGCCGCCGCCAGGACCGGGTGCGCCGGACTGGTTCGTGCACGTGCCGTCGTTCGCCGCCCGCGTCGGCCACGCCGCCTTCCCGGCCACCGCGACCGAGCACCGGCTGCGGCAGCTCGCCGACGGGCGCCGCGACGGCGTCACCCCGGAACGGCACCCGCTGGTGGCCGGGGATCCGGCGTTGCGTGCCGGCGCCGAGCTGGTGCTGGCCCGGGCCAGCGACGACTTCACCCGCTTCGACGGCGACCTCGGCATGGTGCGCGACCTGCTGCCCGACCCGGCCGGCGGGATCGTGTCGCCGACCGCGCTCGAGCTGTACGTCGGCTGCCCGCACGCCTACCTGCTGCGACAGGTGCTGCGGGTGAACCCGCTGGAGGAGCCCGAGGAAGAGCTCACGATCACCCCGATGCAGAAGGGCAACCTCGTCCACGAGGTGCTCGAGGAGTGGCTGCTCGGCGAGCTGCAGCACGGGGTACCGGCGCACGACCAGCCCTGGAGCGACGCCGCCCGCGACCGGCTGGCCGCCGCCGCCCGGCGGCGCTGCCAGGCCTACGAGGACGGCGGGTTGACCGGCCATCCGCGGCTGTGGGCACGCGAGCGCGAACGGCTCCTGGCGGAGCTGGCGGCCTTCCCCGCGCGCGACGACGAGCGGCGCGCGGAACTGGGCGCCACGGCGGTCGGCGCCGAGCACGCCTTCGGCATCGGCACGCAGGCCTCGCTGGAGGTCGACCTCGGTGACGGGCGCACCGTCCGGTTGCGTGGCAAGATCGACCGGCTGGACCGCGACGTCCGCGGCGGGCTGGTCGTCACCGACTACAAGCACGGCAGCCCGCGCAGCTTCTCCACCCTGTCGGAGCAGGCGCCCGACGCCGACGGGCGCAAGCTGCAGCTGCCGACGTACGGCCTGGCGGCCCGGGCCGCGTACGGGCCCGACGTCACCGTGCGGGCGGACTACTGGTTCACGTCGCACAAGGGCGGCTGGAAGCGCATCGGCTACCCGCTGACCGACGCGGTCGTGGACCGGTTCCGTCACGTACTGCGCGTGGCGCTCGACGGCATCCAGGCCGGCCACTTCCCCGCCCGCATCGAGCGGCCCACCTCCAGCCCCTGGCCCAGCTGTGAGCACTGCGACCACGACGGTCTCGGACTCGCCGACGCCTACCGCGACTGGGAACGACTGCGGCAGCACGAACGGCTGCGGACCTACGTCCGGCTCGCGGAGCCCGGCGCCGTCCCCGACGACGCCCCGGCCGCTGACACCGCCGAGGAGCCGGCGACCGACACCGCCGAGGAGCCGGCATGAGCACCACCGCCACGCCCGAGCTGCCCGACACCGCCGCCCGCCGGCTGATCCGCGGCGAGATCGGCGACGGGCTGCGGCGCACCCTGTTCGTGGAGGCCGGCGCCGGCTCGGGCAAGACCACCGCGCTGGTCGACCGGGTCGTCGCCCTGGTCGACGACGGGGTGGAGCTGGCCCGGATTGCCGCGATCACCTTCACGGAGAAGGCCGCGACCGAACTGCGCGACCGCATCCGACAGGCGTGCGAGCGCCACGCCCGCGACGACGACCCGGCCCGTGCCACCCGATTCCGGGAGGCCGCCGACCAGGTCGATGCCGCGGCCATCGGCACGCTGCACGCCTTCGCCCAGCGGCTGCTGACCGAGCATCCGATCGAGGCGCAGCTGCCCCCCAACGTCGAGGTGCTCGACGAAGTCGCCTCCGGCATCGAGTTCGAGGAGCGCTGGCGGCGCTTCCGCGACGCGCTGCTGGACGATCCCGCGCTCGAGCGCACCATCCTGCTCTCCGACGCCTGCGGGATCCGGCTGCAGGACCTGCGCGCGATGGCACTGGCGTTCGGCCGCGACTGGGACCTGGTCGCCGACCCGGACCGCTTCCCGTGGGAGCCGCAGGAACCGCCGCGCGTCGACGTCGGCCCGGTCCTCGCCGGCCTGCAGGCGGTCCTCGACGAGCGCGGCGACTGCACCGCCCCCGGCAAGGACAAGTTCCACCTCTGGCTGTGCGACCAACTGGCACCACTGGTCGAACAGCTGTCCACCGCCACCGACGAGGGCGCGGCGCTCGACCTGCTGCGCCGGGTGAAGGGCTTCCGGTTCGGACAGAAGGCGAACTGGCCCGATCTCGCCGGCACCAAGGACCGGCTCCAAGCGGCCGTCGAGGAGGCGGCGCGGTTGTCCGGGACCGTGGCCGTGGACGTGCTGCGCCGGCTGTCCCTGCTCGTGCGCACGCAGACCCTGGAGGCGGCCGCCGACCGGCGGCGCAGCGGCCGGCTGGAATTCCACGACCTGCTGGTGCTTGCACGTGACCTGCTGCGCCGGGACCCGGACGACCAGGTGCGCGCCGCGCTGCGCGATCGCTATCGCGTGCTGCTGCTCGACGAGTTCCAGGACACGGACCCGATCCAGATCGAGCTGGCGGTCCTGCTCGCCAGCGCGCAGGCGGACGCCGGCGAGCGACCGTGGCAGGAGCTGGAGGCCGAACCCGGACGGCTGTTCTTCGTCGGCGACCCCAAGCAGTCCATCTATCGCTTCCGCCGGGCCGACATCGGCCTGTTCCTCGCCGCCCGCGAGCGGTTCGCCGGCGACGAGCCCGTGCGCCTCACGACGAACTTCCGGTCGGCCCCCGGCTTGCTGGGGTGGGTCAACCACGTCTTCGGCGAGCTCATCCGCCCCCAGCCTGGTGCCCAGCCCGAGTACCAGCCGCTGGATGCGGCGCCGGGACGCCACGACGCGCCGCGCGGCCCGGGCGTCGGGCTGCTGGGGATGGAGCCACACCCCGACGATCCGCAGGCCGAGGACCTGCGCGAACGCGAGGCCGACGACGTGGCCGACACGGTGCTGCGGGCGCTCGACCCGTCCAGCCCGTGGCAGGTGCGCGACGGCGAATCGTGGCGGGACGCCCGACCCGGGGACGTCACGATCCTGCTGCCGGCCCGCACGTCGCTGTCCGCGCTGGAACGCGCGCTCGAGCGGCGCCGGATCCCCTACCGCGCCGAGGCCAGCTCGCTGGTCTACGCCACGCGCGAGATCCGTGACCTGCTGACCGCCCTGCGGGCCCTGGGCGATCCGACCGACCAGCTGTCGCTGGTCGCGGCGCTGCGCTCGCCGCTGTTCGGCTGCGGCGACGACGACCTGGTGACCTGGACCCGCCAGCATGGCGGCCGGCTCGACCTCGGCCGCCGTCTGCCCGACGACGCCCCACCGGACCACCCGGTCGCCGTGGCCCTCACGCTGCTGCGCCGACTGGCCGACGAGGCGGTGTGGGCGACCCCCAGCGAACTGCTCGACCGGCTCGCCCGCGAGCGACGCCTGTTCGAGCTCGGGCACGTGCTCGGCCACCCTCAGGACCTGTGGCGACGGCTGCGGTTCGTCATCGACCAGGCCCGCGCGTGGTCGGAGACCGAGGGCGGCACGCTGCGCCAGTACCTCGCCTGGGCCCGGCTGCAGGCCTCCGAGTCCGCCCGTGTGTCGGAGACCGTCCTGCCGGAGACCGACGAGGACGCCGTCCGGCTCATGACGATCCACGCCTCCAAGGGGCTGCAGTTCCCCATCACGATCCTCAGCGGCACCACCACCCGCCCGCAGACGCGCCGCGACCGGGTCGGGGTCGCCTGGCCGCCGCACGGACCGGTCGCCCTCAAGGTCGGCTCCGACGTGGCCACCGAGGAGTACGAGGCGTTCAAGCCGATCGACGAGCAGCTCAGCTACCACGAGCGGCTGCGGCTGCTGTACGTCGCCTGCACCCGCGCCCAGGACCACCTCGTGGTGTCGTTGCACCGGCCCGCGAAGCCACCGAAGGACCGTCCCAGCGCCAGCAACGCGCAACTGCTCGCCGAGGCGACTGCGGGTGCCCCCACCGCCGTCGCGCTCACGCAGCCGCCGTCGCTGCGCCATCTGCCCCCACCGGCAGCAGGTGACGGTGCCGTCACGCCGGTCCCCGACCTCGCCACCTGGCGGGCGCAGCGCGACGCCTCCCTGAAGGCCAGCAGCCGCCCGCGCAGCGTCGGCGCCTCGGGCGTCGAGGCGCTCGCGGTACCGGCCGGCGACGAGGTGGAGGCCGGGCTGCAGAAGGGCCCCCGAGACCTCGACCTGCCGGCCTGGAACAAGGGCCGCTACGGCACGGCCGTCGGTCGCGCCGTGCACGCCGTACTGCAGACCGTCGACCTGGCCACCGGCGCGGGTCTGGAGGCGGCCGCCCGGGCACAGGTCGCGGCCGAGGGCGTGGAGGACCGCCTCGACGACGTGGTCGCCCTCGCCCGCGCCGCACTCGGCAGCGCTTCGATCCGCGAGGCCGCCCAGCGGCCACGCTGGCGCGAGACCTACGTCGCCACCACGGTCGGTGACACGACCCTGGAGGGTTACCTCGACCTGCTCTACCGCGACGCCGACGGGGGCCTGGTCGTGGTCGACCACAAGACCGCCAGCAGCGCCCGCGACCTCGACCAACGGCTCGAGCGCTACCGGTGGCAGGGCGGCGCCTACGCGCTGGCGGTCGAGCGCGCCGTCGGCGAGCCGGTGCGTCGCGTGGTGTTCCTGTTCCTGACGCCCGAGGGCGCCATCGAACGCGAGCTCGACGACGTGCCGGCCGCCGCGGCCGCCGTCGCCCGGGTCCTCGAGGAGGCCGCCACCGCGGTGTGATCTGCGACGCGGTGGCCCGGTGGGCAGCAACTCCGGCGGCCGGCCCGGCGCCGGCCCGCCGGGACGCGCGCAGGGCGGCCGCCCCGGCGGCGCGCGCTACCGTGGGCGCGGGTCCGGCGCGTGCGACGAAGGCGGGGTGAGGCGTGGAGGGACGACCGACCGCCGCCCCACGCCCCGGCGACCCACGCAGCCGCGGGCCGCGCCCGGCCGGCGGCTGGCGTGACGGGCTGTGGCTCGGCCTGGCCGTCGGCCTGGCCGGCATCACCGCATTCCAGTTCGTGCGCCTGGCGTGGGTGGCGCTCACGGGCGAGTTGGCCGTCAGCAGTGGCGGCCTCGTCCTCGCCTTCCTCATCACCGTCGTGTGGCTGCTGACGATCTACTGGTTGGTCGCCGGCGCCTGGCGTCGCAGCGTGTGGGGCTGCCCGTTCGAGCACACCGCCGACACGGCCGCCGAACGGCGCTGCCCGCGGCACCGCATGATCGAGGATCCGCCGGAGCCGTGAGCGGGCCCGGTTGCCCGACCCCGGGCGGCGCTGGTACCTTGCCCGCTCGGCCCGCACCGGTCGTGGTCCTGCTGCGCCGGTTCGCACGTCCGCCACGTCAAACCTTCGAAGGCGAGCGCGAACCACCGAGCGCGCGGCTGCGCCGACCCGCACGAGAACGAGACGAGCCCTCCGCCATGGCCAACATCAAGTCCCAGATCAAGCGCAACCGCCAGAACGAGGCGCGCCACCAGCGCAACAAGGCGGTCCGTTCGCGGCTGAAGACCTTCACCAAGAAGTTCCAGACCGCCGTCGAGGCCGGCGACAAGCCCGCGGCCGAGGCGGCGTTCGCCGACGCCTCGCGTGCGCTGGACAAGGCCGCCAGCAAGGGCGTCATCCACCGCAACAACGCCGCCAACCGCAAGTCCGGTATGGCCAAGCGCCTCCAGAACATCTGACGCGCCGCCCTCGCGGCCGCGACAGCACAGAAGGCGCCCCTACGGGGGCGCCTTTTCCGTGTCTGCGGGCGACGGCGCGACCACCGGCTCGGTGGCCTCAACAGCGGGTGTGGCGACGCGCTGACCGTCCCCGCCCGCCACGTCCTCGCCGTCGGATGAGAAGCCACCACCCGACCCGATCCCCTGCCGGTCGGCGTGTCGGGCCGCCTGCTGTTCGGCCTCCAACGCGAACGAGCCCGCGACGGTCTCGTCGAGCAGCCGGCGCTGGCGTCGCAGCGGCGGATGGCGGTCCTCGGGCAGGTACGCGAGCAGGTCCTCGAGCGCGGCCTGGAGTCGGCGGACGACCTGCAGCGAGTCGCGCGCGTCGTGTCGGATCTCCTCGAAGGCGAGCGCGACGTAGAGGTCCCAGGTCGGCTGCGGTACGCACAGGCGAGGGGTGCCGCCCGTGTCGGCGTGCCACCCGGTCGGGAAGGAGCGTGAACCCAACAGCCGCAGCAGGTCGTGGAGCTCGTCGACCACCTGGGTGGCCGTGGTGGGATCGTTGACGCTGGGTGACAGCGAGCGCGCGGCGATGTCGATCAGCAGCCGGAACCCGAACGGCACGTCCTGGGTGATGGAGCGCTCGGCGTCGATCACCACGGTGTCCAGTAGCCGATCGCGGTCGACCCGGTGGTCGCCGTACACCTCGAACAGGCGCCCGTCCGTGGGGATGAAGTCCCCCACGGCGGGGACCATGACGACCAGCACGTCGCTGCGCTCGGCCGTCTCCAGCAGCTTCCCGACGTCGATCTCCAGCACGACGCCGTTGTGCGGCGCCAGGACCACGTCGTCGGCGTCGCGGTCCGGGACCTCGGCGTGGACGGCCGCCGGCGCCTCCGTCGCGTCGCGATAACCCTGCAGGATCTCCTGGCGGGTCTCGTCGCCGATGCGGTTGATGATCGACGTCACCCGGGCCTCGTGCAGGATGTGGTCGACGTACGAGATGAACATGCCGAGGCTGAGGACCGCGAGCACGAACGCGACGCTGACCGAGACGCTGGTGACGCTGTTGGCCTCGAAGTCGTCGTAGGTGAGCGCGAACTGCTGGAGGATGACCAGCGCGTAGGTGAACGTCGTGACGAACGTGCCCAGGGTCAGGTGGCTGTGCGCGTCCTGCAGGAAGGTCCGCACGGCCCGCGGCGAGAGCGCCTGGGTGGCCAGCTGGATGACGACGGCCACGACCGTGAGCACCAACGCCGTCAGCGTGGCGATGGACGTGGCGATCAGCGACAGGATCGTCCGGGCCGTGTCGGGCTGACCGTTGAAGAACGGGAACGGCGCCCCGTTGGTGATGACGACGTTGTCCACGGTCAGCGTGACCGCGGCGAGCACCAACGCCGCGGCGGCGCCCACGCTCGGGACGACCCACAGCCGCGAGCGGCGGTACCAACGGAAGGCCTGCAGGTACCTCGAGGGGTGCGGTCGCTCCATGCCGGCTCCCCGACGTCGCTCCGAGGCTACGACCGCACGCCGACGGGCCGTCCTGTCCGCGGGGCCCCGGTCGCAGCCGGCCGGACACGCGTCGGCCGTCCGGCGCACGAGACGGGAGGGAGGGGGCCGTTGACGCGTTGCCGGCCCTCGGCGCCGCCGATCAGCGGTCCGGCCACTCCCCCTCGTTGGTGAACCGGACCTTGCGCATCACCTGGCGGGCCTCGTCGCGGGCCTGCTCGATGGTGGTCTCGGCGGCGATCAGCTCCTCCAGGCGCTGGTACAGCGGCGTGCCGAGGACCCACGGGATGCGCGGCTCGACCGCCGTGCGCTGCTGCGCGGTGAGCTCGGCCTGCTGGAACCGCTCGGCCAGCGCGTCGCTGTTGCGCTCCAGCCAGCCGAGCAGGTTGCGCCGGTGGGTGGGGGTCAGCTCCTCCAGCGGCCGGCTGACCCCGGACGCGGACGTCCAGATGCGCCGCTGCAGCAGCACCGCCAGATCGAGGTGCGACGCGGACCGCCCGCCGTCCGAGCGTCGGTGCTGCAGCAGGGCGCGTACGCGCTGGTGCAGCGGCGCGACGTCGTCGAGCGCGACCTCCCCGGCGCGCAGGCGCTCGAGCACCGTCTCGTCGTCCGGCGCGAAGGCCGCCTCATAGCTCGAACGATGGGTGTAGAGCTGCCGGGCGATCTCGCGCAGGGTGCGGCCGTCGGCGTCGGCCAGGGCCACGACACGACCGTCCGTGAGCGTCACCTCGCGGTCCTGGTTGACGTCGTCGGGGTCGAGCGTGATCCGCGCCACTTCCCTGCCTCGTCGAGCCGGCGGCACAGCAGACCGGGCAACCCTACGTCCAGCCCGGGGCCACACCGCGCACGGCCCGTCCGCTCGGTCCACCGGATGGGGTCTGCGGGGTCCTAGCATCGGCGGTAGGCAGCCAGCGACCTCGAGGCAGACGTGGCGGACGCGACTTCTGTACGCGACGAGCAACCCCCGGATCCGACGAGCACCGCGAGCCACGAACGTGTGCTCACGGCGCTGGCGGACCTGCCGCACGACCGGCCCGAGGTGCTCGCGGAGTTCGCCCGGGCGGCGCTGCGACGGGTTCCGCCCACGATGTTGCGGGGCGCCGACGCGCCGGCGGCAGCACGGCGGATCCTCGAGGCGTTCGAGGCGATCGACCGGCGCAGCGACGGCGAGATCAACATCTCGCTGCGGGTCCCGCCGACCGGCCTGGACGGCCGGCCGGCGCTGACGTCGGTCGTCGAGGTGGCGTCGGAGGACCGGCCGTTCCTGCTGTCGACGGTGACCGACGAACTCGAACGCCAGGGCTACCGGGTCGTGCGGTCGCTGCACCCGATCGTCGGGGTCGAACGCGACGAGGACGGCCGCGTCGCCCGGATCGTGCCCGCCCGCACCGCCGAGCACCGCGAGTCGCTGCTGCACCTCGAGCTCGGCGAACGCATCTCCGAGTCGGCCGCCGCGGAGCTGTGCCAGCAGCTGCGACGGCTCGTCGACGACGTGATGATCGCCACGGGTGACTTCGACGCGATGTGCGCCCGCATCCGCGAGGTGGCGCAGGCGCTGCAGAACGGCCGCTGGTCCCACGCACCCGAGGACGAGCAGGCCGAGGTCGCCGCGCTGCTGGACTGGCTGCTGGACGAGAACCTCGTGTTGCTGGGCATCCGCGAGTACGACCTCGGCGAGGAGGACGGCCGTCGCGTCGCCGCCGTCGTGCCCGGCAGCGGGCTCGGCCTGCTGCGTGACGAGTCGTCGTCGCGGTTCAGCGAGCCCGTGCCGATCGACACGCTGCCCGCTCACGAGCGCGAGCACCTCGAACGCCCGCACCTGCTGACCGTCACCCGCACCAACCGGCTGTCGACCGTGCAGCGACGCGTGCGCATGGAGTACTTCGGGCTCTCGCGCGTGGACGAGGACGGCCGCGTCGTCGGCGAGTTCCGCATCCTCGGGCTGTTCACCCGCAAGGGCTACACCGAGCCGGCCCGCAGCACCCCCGTGCTGCGCGACAAGCTGCGCCGGATCCTCGAGACCGAGGACGTGGTGGCCGGCTCGCACGACGAGGTGATGCTGCTCTCGCTGTTCCAGGCCCTGCCCAAGGACGAGCTGTTCCAGTCCTCGACGGAAACGCTGCACCGCACGCTGGTCGGGCTGCTGCACGCCGAGGAGCACCGCGAGATCCGGACCCTCGCGCGCGTCGACCACCACACGCGCACCGTGTCAGTCCTGGTGGCGGTGCCACGCGACGTGTACTCGCCGCAGTTGCGCGAGCGGCTGCAGGTGCTGCTGACACGCACCTACGGCACCGCCAAGATCGACGTGGAGGTGTCCCTCGGCGACCGCAACGAGGCGCTCGCCCGCTTCCTGCTGCAACTCGACGGCGAGGTCCCCGAGGTCTCGCTCGCCAGCCTTCAGAACGACGTCCGCAAGCTGGCCCGCTCGTGGCTGGACGAGTTGACCGTGAAGCTGCGCACCCTCCTCGACGAGGGCGAGGCACAGCGACTGACCAGCACGGTCGGCACCCGGCTGCCGCGGGCCTACCGCGACACCGTCGACACCGACGTGGCCGTGCAAGACGTGGTGCTGCTCGACGAGGTGCTGCGCAGCGAGCACGGCCTGCTGGTGCGCCTGCAGGCCGGCGACGACTCGCTGCTGCGCCTGAAGGCCGCCAAGCTCGGACCCCCGCTGGAGCTGTCCGGCTTCCTGCCCATCCTGGAGAGCCTCGGGCTGATCGTCACCGAGGAGGTCCCGCACGCGCTCGAACGCCACGGCGACGAGCCCAAGGTCCAGCTGCACGACTTCGGCGTGCGCACCGACGACCTCGACGTGGTCGCCGACGGACCGCGGCTGGCCGACGCCGTCCTGGCGGCCTGGCGTGGTCACTTCCAGGTGGACTCGCTCAACCGGCTGGTGCTGTGCGCCCAGATGCCGTGGCGCGACGTGTCGCTGCTGCGGGCCTACCGCCGCTACCGACGCCAGGTCGGCACGGCCTACACGCCCGAGTACCAGAACGACGCGCTGGTCGCCCATCCGGAGGTGGCCCGGGCACTCGTCGACCACTTCCACACCCGTTTCGACCCGCACCGCAACGCCGGCGAACAGGAGCTCGAGGCGTCGCGGCAGCGGGTCATCGAGGCCTGCGACCGGCTCGACCGACTCGATCACGACCGCATCCTGCGCGGCTTCCTCGACCTCATCGACGCCACCCTGCGCACCAACGCGTTCCGTGAGGACGCCCGCGCCGACGGTTCGCGCGAGCCGTACTTCGCCTTCAAGATGGACCCGACCCGGGTGCCGGGCATGCCGGCGCCGGTCCCCTACCGCGAGATCTTCGTCCACTCCCCCCGCGTCGAGGGCGTGCACCTGCGCGGCGGCCGCGTCGCCCGCGGGGGGCTGCGCTGGTCGGACCGCAAGGACGACGTGCGCACCGAGGTGCTCGACCTCGTCAAGGCGCAGATCCTGAAGAACGCGCTGATCGTGCCCACCGGCGCGAAGGGCGGGTTCGTGCTCATGCGCGAGCCGCAGGACCCCGACGCGCGCCGGGACGAGGTCCGCCGTCAGTACGTCACCTTCGTGCGCGGCCTCCTCGACGTCACCGACGACCTCGAGGGCGACGAGGTGGTCCCGCCGGCCGACGTCGTGCGACGCGACGGCGACGACCACTACCTCGTCGTCGCCGCCGACCGCGGCACCGCGACGTTCTCGGACACCGCGAACCTGCTCTCACGCCGCTACGGGTTCTGGCTCGACGACGCCTTCGCCTCCGGCGGCTCCAACGGCTACGACCACAAGGCCCTGGGCGTGACCGCCCGCGGCGCGTGGGTGGCCGTGCAGCGCCACTTCCGTGAGCTCGGTATGGACGTGCAGACCGAACCGATCACGGTGGTCGGCATCGGTGACATGTCGGGTGACGTGTTCGGCAACGGCCTGCTGCGCTCGCGGACCGTCAAGCTGGTGGCCGCCTTCGACCACCGCCACGTCTTCCTCGACCCCGACCCCGACCCGGAAGTCGCCTTCGAGGAGCGCCGGCGGCTGTTCGAGCTACCGGGCAGCAGCTGGGACGACTACGACCGCGACAAGCTGTCGCCCGGTGGCGGGATCCACCCGCGCACCGTCCGGTCGATCCCACTGTCGGAAGAGGTCCGCGAGGCGCTGCGGGTCGACGCCGAGGAGCTGACGCCGCCCGAACTGATCCGCGCCATCCTCGGCGCGCCCGTCGACCTGCTGTTCGCCGGCGGGATCGGCACCTACGTCAAGGCCTCGTCCGAGCGGCACGACCAGGTCGGCGACCGCACCAACGACGAGGTCCGCATCGACGCCACCGGCCTGCGGGCCCGCGTGTTCGCCGAGGGAGCCAACCTCGCCATCACCCAGCGGGGCCGCATCGAGTACGCCCGCCACGGCGGCCGGATCAACCAGGACGCGATCGACAACGCCGCCGGTGTGTCGACCTCGGACCACGAGGTGAACCTCAAGATCCTGCTGACGCTGGCCGTCGAGGAGGGTCGCCTCGGTCAGGACGAGCGCGACAAGCTGCTCGCCGATCTGGCCGACGACGTCGTCGCCGACGTCATGCGC encodes:
- a CDS encoding DUF2254 domain-containing protein, coding for MERPHPSRYLQAFRWYRRSRLWVVPSVGAAAALVLAAVTLTVDNVVITNGAPFPFFNGQPDTARTILSLIATSIATLTALVLTVVAVVIQLATQALSPRAVRTFLQDAHSHLTLGTFVTTFTYALVILQQFALTYDDFEANSVTSVSVSVAFVLAVLSLGMFISYVDHILHEARVTSIINRIGDETRQEILQGYRDATEAPAAVHAEVPDRDADDVVLAPHNGVVLEIDVGKLLETAERSDVLVVMVPAVGDFIPTDGRLFEVYGDHRVDRDRLLDTVVIDAERSITQDVPFGFRLLIDIAARSLSPSVNDPTTATQVVDELHDLLRLLGSRSFPTGWHADTGGTPRLCVPQPTWDLYVALAFEEIRHDARDSLQVVRRLQAALEDLLAYLPEDRHPPLRRQRRLLDETVAGSFALEAEQQAARHADRQGIGSGGGFSSDGEDVAGGDGQRVATPAVEATEPVVAPSPADTEKAPP
- a CDS encoding UvrD-helicase domain-containing protein encodes the protein MSTTATPELPDTAARRLIRGEIGDGLRRTLFVEAGAGSGKTTALVDRVVALVDDGVELARIAAITFTEKAATELRDRIRQACERHARDDDPARATRFREAADQVDAAAIGTLHAFAQRLLTEHPIEAQLPPNVEVLDEVASGIEFEERWRRFRDALLDDPALERTILLSDACGIRLQDLRAMALAFGRDWDLVADPDRFPWEPQEPPRVDVGPVLAGLQAVLDERGDCTAPGKDKFHLWLCDQLAPLVEQLSTATDEGAALDLLRRVKGFRFGQKANWPDLAGTKDRLQAAVEEAARLSGTVAVDVLRRLSLLVRTQTLEAAADRRRSGRLEFHDLLVLARDLLRRDPDDQVRAALRDRYRVLLLDEFQDTDPIQIELAVLLASAQADAGERPWQELEAEPGRLFFVGDPKQSIYRFRRADIGLFLAARERFAGDEPVRLTTNFRSAPGLLGWVNHVFGELIRPQPGAQPEYQPLDAAPGRHDAPRGPGVGLLGMEPHPDDPQAEDLREREADDVADTVLRALDPSSPWQVRDGESWRDARPGDVTILLPARTSLSALERALERRRIPYRAEASSLVYATREIRDLLTALRALGDPTDQLSLVAALRSPLFGCGDDDLVTWTRQHGGRLDLGRRLPDDAPPDHPVAVALTLLRRLADEAVWATPSELLDRLARERRLFELGHVLGHPQDLWRRLRFVIDQARAWSETEGGTLRQYLAWARLQASESARVSETVLPETDEDAVRLMTIHASKGLQFPITILSGTTTRPQTRRDRVGVAWPPHGPVALKVGSDVATEEYEAFKPIDEQLSYHERLRLLYVACTRAQDHLVVSLHRPAKPPKDRPSASNAQLLAEATAGAPTAVALTQPPSLRHLPPPAAGDGAVTPVPDLATWRAQRDASLKASSRPRSVGASGVEALAVPAGDEVEAGLQKGPRDLDLPAWNKGRYGTAVGRAVHAVLQTVDLATGAGLEAAARAQVAAEGVEDRLDDVVALARAALGSASIREAAQRPRWRETYVATTVGDTTLEGYLDLLYRDADGGLVVVDHKTASSARDLDQRLERYRWQGGAYALAVERAVGEPVRRVVFLFLTPEGAIERELDDVPAAAAAVARVLEEAATAV
- a CDS encoding PD-(D/E)XK nuclease family protein codes for the protein MGISLHTTAYGPAAEDRLRELVRAAKADDPLAPVTVVVPTNSVGVAIRRRLATGGLGAVSDRGVGVAGLTLLTVYRLAELLGAPSLALAGRRPVSTPIVAAAVRGVLSKEPGLFEAVAQHPATEASLVRAHRELSDCSPAALDRLAASSRRAADVVRVHRAVQDRLADDWYDEPALLAAATAAVEAGGGIVAELGRVLVHLPQRLGPAAARLLRALGQVTDVEVLAGRTGARGADRDVDRALRLLGLEPPDDAGAVRRPVGTRVVSVSDADEEARIAVASVVDASRDGIPLERIAVLYPSDRPYARLVAEHLEAAGIPSFGRAVRPLTDRLLGRWLLDVLDLPARGWRREDVFAVLAGAPVRRRDGRRVPVAWWERVSREAGVVRGRAQWRDHLDHLARSRRKDADLVEADPDDQRDWLVERLRREAADAESLRAFVEEFADAVEAGRGAEGWAALRDWAHGLLDRFLGGEDAWQRWPETERAAAEAVAAAIDRLGALDGVADGDADPDTFRRTLELELETDLGRSGRFGEGVLVGPLTSALGVDLDVVVVLGLAEGVTPTRPREDSLLPDRERARTDDELPRRTEHVDVEHRHLLVALAHAARRRILVAPRGDLRRSAELVPSRWLLDTVEVLDPEGRRQLPPPGPGAPDWFVHVPSFAARVGHAAFPATATEHRLRQLADGRRDGVTPERHPLVAGDPALRAGAELVLARASDDFTRFDGDLGMVRDLLPDPAGGIVSPTALELYVGCPHAYLLRQVLRVNPLEEPEEELTITPMQKGNLVHEVLEEWLLGELQHGVPAHDQPWSDAARDRLAAAARRRCQAYEDGGLTGHPRLWARERERLLAELAAFPARDDERRAELGATAVGAEHAFGIGTQASLEVDLGDGRTVRLRGKIDRLDRDVRGGLVVTDYKHGSPRSFSTLSEQAPDADGRKLQLPTYGLAARAAYGPDVTVRADYWFTSHKGGWKRIGYPLTDAVVDRFRHVLRVALDGIQAGHFPARIERPTSSPWPSCEHCDHDGLGLADAYRDWERLRQHERLRTYVRLAEPGAVPDDAPAADTAEEPATDTAEEPA
- the rpsT gene encoding 30S ribosomal protein S20, with protein sequence MANIKSQIKRNRQNEARHQRNKAVRSRLKTFTKKFQTAVEAGDKPAAEAAFADASRALDKAASKGVIHRNNAANRKSGMAKRLQNI